The DNA region CAACAGAGGCGCTgtcgacaacatcaacgCAGGCTGCCACGACAACGAGCAGCAGCGCAGCCGAGGCGCCTACTGGGCCAACAGACGGGCGGCCAGGATCAGGACAGCAGGACCGTGGAATAAGTTTAGTGGCTTTTGTGACTGCATTGGCCGCTTCGTTGATTGTTTTCGGAGTGCAGATGGGCTTCTTTTTGCTATTACGGAACAAGCTGGTCAGAATCTTGTGCGtacctccatcatctccgccTTCATATCCAACCCCTCTTCTTTCTGTCGCGTTTCCAGGGCGCTAACTGTGTACCGCGATGATAGCAAGCCGAAAACCTACCTGGTTCCCGAACGGGAAAGAAcagaaccaccacccgccagCCATTTTGCACTCATTTATAAGCTCATGGCGTTCAGGGATCGCGAGATCATCAAGAAATGTGGACTCGACGCCTACTTCTTCCTACGATATCTACAGACTTTACTGATCATCTTTATTCCTATCGCTCTCGTCGTCATTCCGATCTTGGTACCTATCAACTTTGTTGGCGGACTCGGCAAATCGGTTGTTGAGGATttgaaggatgatgatggcaacCCTATCAACAAGACCAATCTAGACCTGCCAACCGGATTAGACACGCTAGCCTGGGGTAACGTTCCCCCGGAAAAGCAACATCGGAGATGGGCTCACCTGATCCTTGCGCTTCTTGTCATTATCTGGGTCTGCGGTGTGTTCTTCTTCGAACTTCGCGTATACGTCAAGATCCGACAGGACTACTTGACCAGCGCCGAACACAGATTACGAGCCTCGGCGAATACGGTCCTTGTGAGCTCCATACCGGACAAGTGGCTCAGCGAAGAGGCCCTGAGAGGTCTATTTGATGTGTTTCCGGGGGGCATTAGAAATGTCTGGTTGACGCGGGATTTCACACCACTCCTCGCCAAAATTCACAAACGCGATGCTATTCACAAGCAACTCGAGGCAGCCGAGAGCGACCTCATCCGGGAGGCGAAGCGCAGGCAGTTGAGACAGTCTAAGGAAGGCGGACTGAGGAAGCGCTTCACTTCTGAAGGCAGAGCAAATAAAGTTCAACGAGCTCAACAAGCAAAGGCTCAGAACTTGGAGGCTCAACGGCGCGCTGAAGGCCCCGGAGGCTTGAGCGCCAACACTCCAAGAATCCCGCACAGTGTGCAAGAAGAGGTggcggaggaaaagaagccgGAGGGCGATCTCACTGATgtgcaggaggagggatcCGAGGATACCGAGGCCGATAATCAGCGCGGCAATCCTCTCACCAAAATTGGACGCGGCTTGGGTAAGGGCCTAGGCAAGGGCGCCGCGGTGGTCAGCGGGGCCGGACTAGGTATTCTCGGAGGAGCAAAGGCTGTCGGAAAAGGCATCGACAATGAGTTGGAAAGGTCTGGAGGGTTCACCGTGATCAATCAACCCGAGGGGCGAGCTCCGTCTCCTGGTAACTCGCCCACCTCGGATGTTTCGTCCCCACGAAGAGCCCAGATTGCcgtcgacgaggacgacaaGCCTAGAACGTCGTACGCCTCCGAGAGGCCACTTACCCAGTCCACCAGGCATCAACATACGACATCCAACGCCACCAACGAGACCGACTCAAGGCACGACGATTTTAACCCCAGAAGCTTTGGAAACACAACTCGAAAGGCTACCAACATGGACGAGATGATTGTGAATAAGAAGACGTATTGGTTCCAGTTTTGGAAGCCACCAACTGGCAGCTATGCATCCCCAATCCCCCAGGGGTACGAGGGTGGCGAGTACCCGTGGATCAAGACAGAGAAGAAGTCATTCTGGGAGAAATTCAAGAGCTCATTGCCTTGGGTCGAAGATGAATCCGATCCGGTGGAATACCCACCGGCTTATAACTACGACTACAGGACGCACCCAGAAGATGGTGCTGAGTGGACGAAGTGGCTCAAACCAAAGAACCGCCCACAACACCGTGTAGCGAATTTCGATTGGACCCCTGACTGGTTGCCTGGCCTGCCTTTCATCAACAAGAAAGTCGACACCATCTACTGGTGCAGAGAACAGCTGGCCCAACTCAACATGGAGATTGAGCAAGACCAGCAAAACCCCGAACGCTACCCTGTCATGAACTCGGCGTTCATCCAGTTCAATCATCAAGTGGCTGCCCATATGGCTTGCCAATCAGTAACTCACCACGTACCGAAACACATGGCACCCCGTATGGTTGAGATATCGCCCGACGATGTCATCTGGGACAACATGGCCATAATGTGGTGGAGCGCATGGCTTCGAAGGGCGGTTGTGTTTCTTGTCGTGGCAGGCATGATTATCCTCTGGGCTATCCCCGTTGCCTGGACAGCCTCGCTGTCACAAATAGACGCGTTGCTCAAGCAATATCCGTGGCTTAGCTTCATTAACAGCAGCGAGACACTCACGAACATCGTCAAGGCCGTGGCTGGTGTGTTACCCGCCATTGTGCTGGCCATCCTGCTGGCGCTTGTCCCTGTCGTCCTCGACCTTCTGGCGGAATTCCAAGGAGAGAAGACGGGATCCTTGAAGTCAGAAATGGTCCAGATCTATTATTTCGCCTTCCTTTTTACCCAAGTCTTCCTCGTTGTCTCTATTGCAGCAGGTACCTTCCAGGTCCTAGAGGAGCTGGGGAAAAGTCCACAGGAAACGCCTAACATTCTAGCCCAGAACATTCCCAAAGCTGCTAACTACTTTTTCTCCTACATGATTCTCCAGGCTTTGTCCACGAGTTCGGGTACCTTGCTGCAGATCGGAACACTCGCCGTTTGGTATTTCTGGGCTCGGATCGTCGACAACACAGCGCGGGCAAAGTGGGTTCGGAACACGCAGCTCCCGCACATCAACTGGggctccttcttccccgtGTACACGAACTTCGCCTGCATCGCCCTCATCTACTCTATCGCCGCGCCCATCATTTCCATCTTCGCCATCATCACATTTGGTCTTCTATGGGTCGCTCACCGGTACAATATGTTGTACGTCACGCGCTTCAAGACCGACACTGGCGGCGTGCTTTATCCACGAGCAATCAATCAGACATTCACCGGACTGTATGTCATGGAGCTTTGCCTCGTGGgtttgttcttcttggctcAGGATGAGAACAACAAGCCAGCCTGCATTCCTCAGGCTCTGATCATGGTTGTCACACTCTTTCTCACCGCGCTGTACCAATACATCCTTAATGCGTCGTTTGGTCCGCTGTTCCGGTACCTGCCCATCACCTTTGAAGACGAGGCTGTCCTCCGCGACGAAGCTTTCCGACGAGCACAGGAGCGCCGACTCGGCCTctacgacgacgatgaaAATACCCATCTCAACGGCGTTAACGGCACCGGCGATGGCGAGGACATTGAGCTCGAGAAAATCGGCCAACACAAACGCTCCCACTCCCGAACGGGGACCGTCATGTCCAAGATGACCCACGCGGGACAGTGGGCTGCCAAGGGCGGAAAGCAGATTAGACGTGCTACTGGCAAGACTAACCAGGCGATCCGCACCGCGGCCGACTACCGCAAACAGAAGCGGCAAAAGGACCTCGAGGCTCAGCGCGCGATGGGTGATGCTTTGTACGGGGGTTATTGTGATGCTGTGGAGGACTtgacggcggaggagagggatgtTTTGGTACGCAAGGCGTTTCAGCATTCGGCGATGCGGGCGAGGAGGCCGATTGTGTGGATTCCGAGGGATGATTTGGGGGTGAGCGATGACGAGATTGGGAGGACGAATGAGTTTAGCCAGTATATTTCGATTACGAACGAGGGGACGGCGCTCGATAGcgaggtgagggtggtgtatGGGAAGAATCCGCCGGATTTTTCGGATGTGGATTTGATTAACCTATGAGGAAaaggggtgaggaggatgaagttgatgatAATGGGATATATGATGGGGGCGGTAGAGACGGGGGGTTGTACAGATAATTGTGAAAGGGAAATACCCaggtgttgttttgttttgttttctaaTTGTGTTCTTTATTGCTTATCTTTTGGTTAGTAAGGAGGATGATACTGGATACAATTGAGTagagagggagaaagaagaagaagaagaaaaggaagcaTTAGACCATGCGTGGCATGTCTATAATGAAGCATACGGCATAGCATcatttgtttttgttgtaGATGTAGATGGGGTGAATAATGTTgggttatatatatcttGGATCGCATTCTGGTTTTTGGGGCGCGTTTAGTGATTGAATGTTCAATTTGCATACCATACATAATAGACAGCGCTTGCTTGTTCAGGCGAAGGGAAGAGAGTTATACCATGTCTCTGCCTAAAGCTCGTGTTTCTGGCCGAGGTATTACTTGTTCCAATCTTCTCATCGAGTCAGGACGAAGAGATTCTTATGAGGCTGGAATTGATTGCCGTCGGTCAGTGATGGGAAAAAAGACTGAGGACATAATCCATGATACAAAATTACACTTTCATTCTTGATCTACAATACGAGTAATGCGACACAGACGCCACAACTAAACGCCAGACAACCCATCATGAAAACATGAggttgaaaagaaaaacaaaacatcaaaGACTTTTAACCGAATCAAGAAACAAAGCCAAACGAAATAATCTATCAAACGTATAGAAACGTATAGAAAACCATAACTCATGCTGTCTAGTCGTATCACAATCTCAACATCTCACCTGTCATGGTTTCCCAAGcctagggttagggttccaGTCTGGTTGAACCAGGGTGCTCCGAGCCGGGCAGGGTTTGGTCATTTGCTTCCTGTACCTAGCTTTTCCCTCTCTTAGCTTCCTCACACGACCTTGTTGTATCGACCTCAGTTGCTAACATAACCATTTTTTCATCAACATTTACACCTTCAAATCTCCGCCTTTCTGACCTTCTCCCCTTTCTCCTGcaacctcttcccatccTGCTGCATCCTCTCGCCCATCTTCTCACCCGCCTTACCAACCTGATCCTTCAggccaaccacctcctccatgaTCCAGTTTCCCGCCTCTCCCACAACCCCATTCATCACCCCTTTGGCATCGTCCACAACTCCATTCACAACCTGCTTCGCGTcacccacaacaccacccacaacctGCCTGCCCTGCTGCACCACCTCCCGTCCTTGATCCATAACCTCTCTTCCCTCCTGTCTCAGCTCCCGTCCCTTCTGCTTGCCGATCCCCACCGCCTCATAGGCAAGCTGCATCAAAGGGCCGAGAAGGATTGCTCCAAAAACGCAAAAGACAGCGGCACATACCTGCCAAATGCCGTACATCATGGATCCcggggcgagggagatgaaCTTGAGGAACTCCGTGACCTGGTAGAGATCCTCCTGGTGGGTGATGTAGTACTTCACATCACCCTGACCACTCTGACCCTGACTGCCGCTGGCGGTGCCACTCTGCTTCAACTTTTGCAGCTTATTGCCGCCATTGGCTCCAACAGGGACGGTGATTGGGCTGGAGGGGGCAGACGCCTCTCCTGCGGCGACCTCGCTGAAGGAGGGCTTCTCCCCTTCCTGGATGAGATGGCGGGTCTCAGAGGCAGCGTCATAGAGTGTCTCGCCGTCGGTAGAAGCTTCActggggggatgatgggggaggggctcgacgaggaggttggtaGCTGTGCCGTTGACggtgggttgttgctgggaagagaaagaagagcgggcctcgagggagaggagagagacgAGCTCTACCCGGCGGGCAttgtggaaggggaggaaccAGATAGAGAAGTCTTGGTTGAGGCGAACGTAAAGGGTGTTGGTCTTGTGGTCGAAGGCGAcggaggtgatggagagggagatgcgAGGGGAGAGGAGCTTGTACCTGTGACATACGAAGTTAGATCACAGTGGGATAAGGgcaaaggggaagggggaaaggggaagacGGACCATCGGTAGATGGCAATGATGAAAGCTCTGGAATCGAGGTTCGTGGTATTGGTGAAAGGAATCTGTCTATCTTTGAAAGAAGGCACCCGACAAAACGGGTGAGTAAAAGAAGCGCCCTTCGCAAAATATTTGAAAATCGTCCGTGCCTGCTCGTCCGCGTTGCCCTGGGTAAGGGAGCGGATCACGCTCTTGATATCCTTGACTGGGTGATCCATGATGTTCGTTGCTGCTCGATGTTCTTTAACTCTTGTTCTTGTTACAGTGGAAGTTGAACTTGAGGAGGAAAATTGCACGGGGATGTCCAATTCAAATAGTAACCCAAACGTCATGCCAGAGCTCTTACGGACCACCAAGCGCTTTCACATGCCACTGATAGCTTGAAGTTTGCGTGTGGAATGAACCACCTTCAAGCTCTCCTGGTGATGTCATTACCTCTCAAAGTGGGGTCCCGGAGATTTTCCAGCATGTGGGTAAGACACGGGAAGGCGCCGGGAAACGGCTCTAACGCAGGGGTTGATCGCCGGCTCCGGTAAGCGCCAAGCCCGGGCTTTTTGCTGCCGAAGCTTTAatctggtggtgatgccatGGTTGACATTAGTTCCTGCGGTAGCTCTGGGcttggagaagaggaaaagctTTGCTCTAATGACGAGGTAGCTACAAAAAAACCATTGGAAGCTGAGATAAATCCCTACCGAACCTCCCTTGCATGATCGAGATGCAAGCATTTTGCTGTCGGAACCCACAATCCACCCATTTTTTGAACAATCCAAAGTTCCTGCAGTCCGAAATATTCGTCGGttcaacccatcatcatacaATGCCATTATATaccaaccatcatcatcgtcgtcatgcccacccacccactACCTCCTATGACTACTCGatctcctcacctccaccaccctagCATCGCCGCCGGCAAACCTCTCCGGATCAACCTCCCTGTACCCActactcctcctctcctgaCTCCGAATCCtactcctctccctcctcctccccccgccTCTCACCGGTGAATGCTCCTcaataacaacaacctcatcctccactgTCCCcgtatcatcatcactaacttccaccaccctcctcacccctccccctccccccctagaataactcctcctcctctcctcgagAATCACACTctccatcccaccccccgtCCGCTCCTCCACAATCACCGGTCCCCTAGACTGctccctcgtcgtcctcgtaATCTCAATatccctcgtcctcctcctctccccccgcGAATGcgcccggtggtggtgcgacTTGCGTGTAACGACCGACGCCGTCCCCTCAGTTGTGGAGTCCACATTGCCAATGTTAATGCACGTGTAGACCAGGTAGAGAACCAAGCAAAACCCAGCGACAGAACCGAGGACGATGCCCGCGATGGCgccgggggtgagggaggtgtaCAGTGCGCCGTAGGAGGCGGGGATCGTGTCGGTGGGAGTTTGTCGTGAGACGAGAAGGAGCAGCGATCGAGCGCGAAGGAGGAGTGAGGACGACGCttgggatggtgatgttggtggtggtggtggtggtggtggtggtggtattggCGCCATTGCCGCGCTTTCTCTGTACAGCGCTGATGATATTCCGCTTGTTCGGTGGGTGGTATCTGAGTCGTTTGTCGCGACGAATACACGGTCGGTTATGTCGGCCGGCTCGCAAGTCTCCTCAGGTCGCGCGCACAAGTCTTGAAGAAATtgcgggggtggtgtcgcGTCCCACTAGCAATGTCCTCGTCCGTGAAGAAAGAGCTGATGTATCGTCTGTTTCTTTCAAGCCAAAATCTCGGCGCAACTGGTCGATTTCTCGTCTGAGTTCTCGACGCGATTGACAGAAAATGAAAATCAAGGGTCCAGCGTCTACAGCACGCAAGCACCAACGTCAGCCTCGAAGCGCGCGACGTTCTCCAAGCTGATTGGATAATGTAACTCCGTGTAAGCTGCCCAGCTTGGTGGACTCTGGGATCGCGGTTAGAAAGCTGGCTATATCAGCTTCAATCGTTCTGATGCCTGACTGACCCCCCTCGACAAACACGTCCAGGAGGATGTTATTTACAGAATTCCCGCTGCCTGTTGGTTTCATAAGAAATGCGCCAGTCATCTCAAGTCCGAGTGGAACCTCAATTGCGGCGCAGACATCCCCGCCATTAACgggaggttggggattgGTCCACTTCCTGAGCCTTACAGAAATCTTGGCgatgggatggaaggggTCCCTTGTGGTGATCACTCTTATGAAGATGTCTCTACACTACACAACGCTTGCTTGCCATACCTATATACGCCTTCATCTTACACAAAGCCGCGGATACCTCTAATAGtgcccatcttcttctccttcttttccggcttctcttccttcttctcctttttgtCCTTCTTCGTATTTTGGACGCCACCTGTAAACATGATAAGCATAGGCATGTCGAAACTTATAAGGCAAGGAAATATCAGTTACCTCTCCCGAAGTACCGCTCTGTTTGCGGGCTCGTCTTGCCCGATCCTGACGTCTCGTGTCGTCCGGGTGGCGTCGATGGGCGATTAGGGGGAAGTACTGAACCAAGGGAGCTCGAAAGCGGCTCTAACGGTGGCGTGGCGTTATGCGACCCTTCAAATCCATCTGAATCTGCGAGTGCACGAGGAGACCGAAGCCGACCCATGGCAGGACTCCCAGAACCTTGGTCGAGACTACCATCAGCCACCGCCGACGTCGGCGTCGCGCTTGGTCTCCCGCTCCGTTCCGTCTGCTCGCACTGCATGTTCAGCAGTGACGCCTTAAGTACTGTGTATTTTCTCGTGAGTGCCCCATACTGTTTTTGGAGATCAGTGTTCTTCGCTCGTGCCGCTGCCAGAGCACCTTCGTACGCCGCCACAATTTCTTTGGACGATGTCTGTTGCTTGATTTGGAGTGCTTTACCCAGTTCAGACTTCAGGCCATCGATTTCGGTCTGATAATGACGTCTTTGCTTCTCCAACTGCTCTTCCCGCGCCGCAAGTTCTTTGGATAGCTGCTCAGCTTTGGCCTCAGCAGCGGCTGCTTCCTGCACGGCTAGCTGCATCTTGACCTCTTTGCCGTGGAACAGGTGCTCCGTAGCGGAAAGACGAGAAATTTccgccttgagcttctcaatCATGGCTGTGCTGGTATCAACGGCCTCTAGGTTCTGCTCCGactccaacctcttcttttccGCCTCATCCACAATCCGCCGCAGACTTGCAATTTCGCCCCGCGCCTTTTCCAGCTGCTGTCTGAGttcggcctcctccaaaacccaCTTCTTCTGTTCCTCGCGGAGAACCTTGAGCTTATTAGACAGAGAGTCTTCCCACTTCTTGGACATATTGCGACGGTTGTCGAACTCCTTTTTGTTCTGGGCTTCGCTCCTCTTCGCCTCGTCCAAACGCTGTTTCAAACTACGATTAGCCATTACGAGGTTCTGAGTTTCGGCCTCTGTCGCTGCCTCCCTGACGTGTTTTCGGCGCAGCTCTCCCATGTGCATCatgtgctgctgcttgatGAACCTCTCATACTGAAGGTCATTGAGCAGAAGTAGACGCTCATGATGCAGCATAGCAGCTTGCTCAGCCAAGTCCCCGCTGGTTTGTCCCCCCTGCGGCGATGTGTGCGCGGTTGAGGGCAGGAACGGAATTTTTTCTCCCGCTTGTTCCTGCGGGCTCAGTATCAAAGATGGCACGCTGTCGCTGTTGAGAGACTGGTGGAGGCCTGATTTGATGACCTTGTTAGAATGTATCAAATCCTGAAGAAGACTGTGGGACGCCGACGGAGCAAGTTGCGGTGGCAATGTCGGGctatcaccaccgcctcgacTTCTAGGTTCTGGTGTATTGTATCCAGAAGGTGTCGAATGACTTAATTGCGAGGCAGGTCGATCAAGCGCCAGCGACGGAAGTGCCATTGACTGGGATAAAGAGTCGACAACCGGGCTACTCAAGAGGGCAAACTCCCGACTGTCTAGTTCCTGGCCCTCGCTGAGCACGGAGGCCGGCACTCCTGGGAGTGATGTATCAGTTTGGATATTGACGGGCGACGGACCTGGCTCAATTTGCAACGCCGTACAGTCAGCTAGGACTTCGTCGGCTTCGCTCCTGATCCAGCGACTCAAATCCGTCTTTTCTGATTCGATGGTGAGATTGTAAAAGTTGGGATGCAAAAGATGCATCTTTCTGAACCGCTCTGACCTGTCTCGGATTTCCATCGCCTGAACATCGATATCCTCAAGATTGTTGGCATGTCGGAGATACCTTTGAGGCTTCCTGATGTAGTCTAGGAAATTGATCGGGTACAAGCCATAGAGCAGGCTGAAATAGTTCTTGAGGTAATGTATGGTGCTTCCGTCAAAATCTGGGTCCATTAGAACCTTCTCCCACGGTATCGTGGCCCATGGGCCGTCTTTTCCCTCGCCCATCTCGGTATTCTGTTGTGTAAACAGCGAGTCTCTGTCCCAGAACAGAAGCCTTGCGTAGATGTTGAAGAGTGTTGGGAGATACTGGACAAGAGCGCTGGGTATAAACGGCATGATCATGTTGAGCGAAAGAAGAGCAATCGTAACAGTGTTGGTAGACTCATCGCGCTGTAGCGATTGCAGGATACTCTGGAAGAGAGGTGTTTGTAGAATTTGATGCAGATGTGGTGGCCCGCACGAGACGAAATGTATGAAGAGACTCAGCGTCGCATTGCGATCGTCTTTTCTGAGCACGAAGTCGTTCAAGACTGTCATGAAGCCCTTGGGGTCTCGCTTGCCAAAAGCCACCAGAGCATCCTTGATCATCCTCTCTTTGAGTTCGGCTGCTGGACCAAAGCTGGATTCAGACTGAACAATCTCCAGCCAGCGAGCCAGCAGGCGACTAACCAGCGAGAGCATCTGGCCCGAACTCCATGCCTCGGGGTCATCGTGCTCGTCCGTCGAGAGCAAATCAAGGGTATGTTCGAGTACCTCTCGGGCCAGTCCTCTTTCTGAGGCTACATGCTCGAGAACTGGATCCAGAAGCTTGTCCCACCATTTGAATATGCGAGAGGGTGTTCGAAGGACTGGACGCAGCTCTCGTAAAATGACAAGAAAAGCAGCATATCGCTCCGGATGATCCCGCACTGTCTTTCCCCAGATAGTGGCCAGTTCATCATTCAGCTTGTCTCCCGAGGTCTCTTCAGACTTCTCATGTTTATCGAGGTAGCTGGTGATGATAGCATTGACTTCTGAGGGCAACGGCAGACTGGGTGACTGGAGATAGGCCGTGAGGCCTTTGACGAGGTCCTTTGAAGATCTGTGCGGGGGATTAGCAACAGCTCCAGTTTATTCATACTCAGAGTAGCAAGCAAGGCCTACCCAGATGAAGTCATCCTGATCGACACTACGAATGGCGCATCGGGGGACTGGATGAAGTTGGAGAGCCCCGCTCGGGAGCGGAAGCGAGGCAAAGCTCAGGAGAGAAGTGACGTGCGCGGCACCGGGACCTTATGACCGCCTGACAGTGCGCCGTTCCAGAAAGGGCCGGACGTATGAGGGGTCCAGCGTAGTCCCCGGGAGGCTGCTCGGGGTTTATGGGATTATGGGGTTATGTGATACAACCGGATGTCTGGACGTACGAGGTCGATGGCGTTGCTCAGATGATTCGTCGTGGAAAAAAGGCTGCCAAGAGCTCGCTGCCCCCGGTTGCGCTAGAGTGATTGGCCCCACCTCGTGACCCGACTCCAGCTTGACTTGCATGGTCAGTGCTGGCTTTCCCTGTTCTTTCAGCGGCAGAACCCCTCGAACCCCGCATTTTAAAACGCCAAAGTGGGGCGCATCGACGGGAACTTAGTGGGCTGCTGCCCGCCGCCAAATCGTCTGATGCATGGTGTGAGAGGAACCAGGCCCCTCTTTGGCGGGGCTGTCTTTGAGAGCTCTCTCGTGACTGATCCAATGCGGCCCTCCAATGACTGTCCCGACAGGCAAGCTCGAGGCACAAAACCCAGACTTCTCCCTGCTTGTTTACCCATTCCTCTGTTTTCTacccatcttcttcatcactTATTCCATCAATTGAGTCTCTCCATCTCCGGTTTGGTCTGTACACTCCCAGGCAAACCACCACTTACACCTACAGCAAGCACACCACTGGTCTACAACCAccactcacccaccacccctccaaccccaattCCAACAGTTGCCAAAGATGGCCCACAAGGAGTCCGCAGTGGCAGACGAGCCAATTGATGTGCTCTTTGCCCTGCACGACAAGTTCAACCTCATGGACTTCGCTGGTCCCCTCGAGGTCTTGACCACGGCATTGCACGATCAATCTGATCCTGGTAAGTCATTGTGTCCTGTTTTGAGGCCAGgttggcaccaccaccggcttcTTTCATACCCCGCGTTTTGGTTCCTTTGACAGCTGGAAGCTTCCCGGCTAACCGGACCCCGACCTACAGCTTCCAAGGCCTTTGAGGTCACCATTGCTGGTGGCAGTCCTACAGTCATCTCCGAGCAGGGAGTCTCCGTCCAAACCCAGATCAACTGGAAGGACGCTAAGGAGCGTCTTAATGACTTCGACGTCCTTGTCGtcatcggcggcggcaccgaTGCAGTTTTGAAGAGCAAGGGCGAGCCCCTTGGTCTCATCACTGCCTACTCGGAGCTTCAGAAGAGCGATCCCACCCGCGAGCGGACACTCCTGTCTATTTGCACCGGTTCACTCTTCCTTGCCCAGCAGGGCATTCTTGCTGGCCTTTCTGCCACCACTCATCCCGACTATATTACCAAGCTCGAGATCTTGTGCAGCCAAGCTGCCACCCGCGACTTGGGCGAGCGCACCGATGTTGTCGATGACGCCCGCTATGTCGTGAACAACCTTCGGTTCGAACTCggagacgaggacgagaacCCCTACATCCGTCGAAAGTCGGATGCTGGCAGACGCCCCTCGAATGCCCGGTATGTTCCACTGACATCACTGTCTGACGAGTAGCACATACTGACTCATCATTGCAGAAAGGGATCCATTTCGTTCAAGGGCGCCACACGCAGAGAGTCCATTGCTCGGCGCGCATCCATGCGCCTAGGTGGTCTCCGAGTCATTACGAGTGGGGGAGTGGCCGCTGGCCTGGATGCAACTTTGTATCTGGTCAGCGTTATGGTGACTGAGGAGTCGGCCAACCAGGTCGCCCAGTTTATGCAGTTGATCTGGACCAAGGGTATTGTTGTCGA from Podospora pseudopauciseta strain CBS 411.78 chromosome 6, whole genome shotgun sequence includes:
- a CDS encoding hypothetical protein (COG:S; EggNog:ENOG503NW14); its protein translation is MTSSGSSKDLVKGLTAYLQSPSLPLPSEVNAIITSYLDKHEKSEETSGDKLNDELATIWGKTVRDHPERYAAFLVILRELRPVLRTPSRIFKWWDKLLDPVLEHVASERGLAREVLEHTLDLLSTDEHDDPEAWSSGQMLSLVSRLLARWLEIVQSESSFGPAAELKERMIKDALVAFGKRDPKGFMTVLNDFVLRKDDRNATLSLFIHFVSCGPPHLHQILQTPLFQSILQSLQRDESTNTVTIALLSLNMIMPFIPSALVQYLPTLFNIYARLLFWDRDSLFTQQNTEMGEGKDGPWATIPWEKVLMDPDFDGSTIHYLKNYFSLLYGLYPINFLDYIRKPQRYLRHANNLEDIDVQAMEIRDRSERFRKMHLLHPNFYNLTIESEKTDLSRWIRSEADEVLADCTALQIEPGPSPVNIQTDTSLPGVPASVLSEGQELDSREFALLSSPVVDSLSQSMALPSLALDRPASQLSHSTPSGYNTPEPRSRGGGDSPTLPPQLAPSASHSLLQDLIHSNKVIKSGLHQSLNSDSVPSLILSPQEQAGEKIPFLPSTAHTSPQGGQTSGDLAEQAAMLHHERLLLLNDLQYERFIKQQHMMHMGELRRKHVREAATEAETQNLVMANRSLKQRLDEAKRSEAQNKKEFDNRRNMSKKWEDSLSNKLKVLREEQKKWVLEEAELRQQLEKARGEIASLRRIVDEAEKKRLESEQNLEAVDTSTAMIEKLKAEISRLSATEHLFHGKEVKMQLAVQEAAAAEAKAEQLSKELAAREEQLEKQRRHYQTEIDGLKSELGKALQIKQQTSSKEIVAAYEGALAAARAKNTDLQKQYGALTRKYTVLKASLLNMQCEQTERSGRPSATPTSAVADGSLDQGSGSPAMGRLRSPRALADSDGFEGSHNATPPLEPLSSSLGSVLPPNRPSTPPGRHETSGSGKTSPQTERYFGRGGVQNTKKDKKEKKEEKPEKKEKKMGTIRGIRGFV
- a CDS encoding hypothetical protein (COG:S; EggNog:ENOG503NVBM); its protein translation is MAHKESAVADEPIDVLFALHDKFNLMDFAGPLEVLTTALHDQSDPASKAFEVTIAGGSPTVISEQGVSVQTQINWKDAKERLNDFDVLVVIGGGTDAVLKSKGEPLGLITAYSELQKSDPTRERTLLSICTGSLFLAQQGILAGLSATTHPDYITKLEILCSQAATRDLGERTDVVDDARYVVNNLRFELGDEDENPYIRRKSDAGRRPSNARKGSISFKGATRRESIARRASMRLGGLRVITSGGVAAGLDATLYLVSVMVTEESANQVAQFMQLIWTKGIVVDGLDV